The Argiope bruennichi chromosome 9, qqArgBrue1.1, whole genome shotgun sequence genome contains a region encoding:
- the LOC129985198 gene encoding uncharacterized protein LOC129985198 codes for MFLFTSENMWWFVLGCVTLLHFQNAKAQGVYEFPGRFSVNRSYAVYPNNPTYERVYSSNTGNGRIYQSGSGITRVVYPSYRGTGWVYQDSVSSGGVYPNYGIRRIMYPTNGVAYSNNAANRPAYPINGAANIPYQSNSRVGIVNPNVASGTTYSNSGVVSTPYQSNRGTGIVYPNNGAVGTSYQTPNSIGDRNPNNVAGSINPNTNSVGGTYPNSNSGGSVRPNTNTVRGTNPDSSGTRIFTPSSSQQQKVHLDVYYETNCPDSKRFITDQLTPVYRDFKDILEIRLVPFGKAQAFYDANSKQYQFRCHHGPAECYGNTVQGCSMSFYPDIETHLNFIDCMEAYPRPSDSGQKCARRQSLDWKSLSKCVDGEEGKRILYRNGELTKALQPPVTFVPWININRVHTNEIQRRSLQDLKSVVCEAYKATHPKC; via the exons aatGCAAAAGCACAAGGTGTCTATGAATTTCCTGGAAGATTCAGCGTGAACCGGTCATACGCAGTGTATCCAAACAATCCTACTTATGAAAGAGTCTATTCCAGTAATACTGGTAATGGAAGAATCTATCAAAGTGGGAGTGGCATAACTAGAGTAGTCTACCCAAGCTATAGAGGTACAGGATGGGTCTACCAAGACAGTGTTTCTTCTGGAGGAGTCTATCCAAACTATGGTATCAGAAGAATAATGTATCCGACGAATGGTGTAGCATATTCAAATAATGCTGCCAACAGACCAGCTTACCCAATCAATGGTGCTGCCAATATACCATATCAAAGCAATAGCCGTGTTGGAATTGTGAATCCGAATGTTGCCAGTGGAACTACTTATTCAAATAGTGGCGTTGTAAGTACACCATATCAAAGCAACAGAGGTACTGGAATAGTTTATCCAAACAATGGTGCTGTTGGTACATCATATCAAACCCCAAACAGTATTGGAGATAGAAATCCGAATAATGTTGCTGGATCAATCAACCCGAACACAAATTCTGTAGGCGGAACATATCCTAATTCAAATAGTGGTGGATCAGTAAGACCAAATACTAATACTGTAAGAGGAACCAATCCAGATTCTAGTGGAACCAGAATTTTTACACCTTCATCATCACAGCAGCAAAAAGTTCATCTGGATGTCTATTATGAGACAAATTGTCCAGACAGCAAGCGATTTATAACAGATCAGCTGACTCCAGTTTACAGAGATTTCAAAGATATTCTCGAAATTCGTTTGGTACCTTTTGGGAAAGCTCAG gcCTTTTATGATGCTAACTCCAAACAATATCAATTCCGATGTCATCATGGTCCGGCTGAATGCTATGGAAATACAGTACAg GGCTGTTCTATGTCTTTTTATCCCGATATTGAAACACATCTAAATTTCATCGACTGCATGGAGGCATATCCACGACCATCAGACAGTGGACAAAAA TGCGCTCGAAGGCAAAGTCTGGATTGGAAGTCTCTCTCTAAATGTGTAGATGGTGAAGAAGGCAAACGAATTCTCTATAGGAATGGAGAATTAACGAAAGCATTGCAACCACCTGTGACCTTTGTCCCTTGGATTAATATTAATAGG gtACATACAAATGAAATCCAGAGACGCTCATTACAAGATTTGAAATCTGTTGTGTGTGAAGCTTATAAa